Proteins encoded in a region of the Chryseobacterium piperi genome:
- the murC gene encoding UDP-N-acetylmuramate--L-alanine ligase, with product MNILKTYQNFYFVGIGGIGMSALARYFNASGKKVLGYDKTNTKLTQQLMSEGIDIVFNDWVDEKVTSLQKENTLVIYTPAIKTLGILDYFNQAQFEVLKRAKVLGLITEDTECIAVAGTHGKTTTSTLVSHLCKEADLPFSCFLGGISENFKSNFLYNGSQYSVVEADEYDRSFLNLSPDWAVVTSTDADHLDIYGDKGHIEEGFRQFAALVPEDKKLFVRKGIDIGRAHKTYAVNEKADYYSDNLRMDYDKIYFDFHTPTETVKDFVWEIPGIHNVENATVALAILHNLGVDFETLKKAIANFKGIKRRYTKHIYKNGKIYIDDYAHHPTEINAVVGSIKTFYPDKKLLVAFQPHLFSRTRDFADGFAESLSNADELILLDIYPARELQENFEGITSKWLLEKVTLNKKEASTLTEAFEKIKEKDFDILLTVGAGNIDTLYDPICEWLSIKL from the coding sequence ATGAACATTTTAAAAACATATCAAAATTTTTACTTCGTTGGAATCGGAGGCATCGGCATGAGTGCTCTGGCGCGTTATTTTAATGCATCAGGTAAAAAAGTTTTGGGTTATGATAAAACCAACACCAAACTTACCCAACAGTTGATGAGTGAAGGAATTGATATTGTTTTTAATGATTGGGTTGACGAAAAAGTAACTTCTCTCCAAAAAGAGAATACATTGGTTATCTATACCCCTGCTATTAAAACTTTAGGGATATTAGACTATTTTAATCAAGCCCAGTTTGAAGTTTTGAAACGGGCAAAAGTTTTAGGGCTTATTACAGAAGACACAGAGTGTATTGCTGTTGCCGGAACTCATGGAAAAACCACTACTTCTACACTGGTATCCCATTTATGCAAAGAAGCAGATTTACCTTTTTCATGCTTTTTAGGAGGTATCTCTGAAAACTTCAAATCTAACTTTTTATATAATGGCTCCCAATATTCTGTAGTAGAAGCCGATGAATACGACAGAAGCTTTCTGAACCTTTCTCCGGATTGGGCAGTGGTAACCTCTACCGATGCGGACCATTTGGATATTTATGGAGATAAAGGTCATATTGAAGAAGGATTCCGTCAGTTTGCGGCTTTAGTTCCTGAAGACAAAAAACTATTTGTCAGAAAAGGAATAGATATCGGAAGAGCACACAAAACCTATGCTGTTAATGAAAAGGCTGATTACTACTCCGACAACCTTCGTATGGATTATGACAAAATCTATTTTGACTTCCATACTCCTACAGAAACAGTAAAAGATTTTGTTTGGGAAATTCCGGGAATCCACAATGTAGAAAATGCAACTGTCGCTTTGGCTATTCTCCACAATTTAGGAGTGGATTTTGAAACATTGAAAAAAGCGATTGCCAATTTCAAAGGAATTAAAAGAAGATATACAAAGCATATTTATAAAAACGGGAAAATATATATTGATGATTATGCCCACCACCCTACTGAAATCAATGCGGTTGTAGGCTCCATCAAAACTTTCTACCCGGATAAAAAATTATTGGTGGCATTTCAACCCCATTTATTTAGCAGAACTAGAGATTTTGCTGATGGTTTTGCTGAAAGCTTAAGCAATGCTGATGAATTGATCTTATTGGATATTTACCCTGCAAGAGAGCTACAGGAAAATTTTGAGGGAATCACATCAAAATGGTTATTAGAAAAAGTAACCTTAAATAAAAAAGAAGCATCA
- a CDS encoding FtsW/RodA/SpoVE family cell cycle protein, with protein sequence MNEQDTESRFEFLKGDKVLWMVILVISIFSIFPVYSASSNLEYIVNNGTTTGHVIKHMFFVVLGLGIMRLVGTVKYEYIGKLSSILLGLMIILLVVTMFTGQTIDGASASRWLKIPGTPISFQPSSFAFLMLIIYLCRYLTKKITRERLPIENIMYIFGPILLVFVLVAKDNGSTALMILMVSVIVLVIGQLHWKYIAGFISASFISIILFLLIALNTNLIGGNRVHTWMSRVETFTSSKAKSADVDDESVKAKNYQVMQAKAAIVHGGITGMGPGKSALKQMLPQSASDFIFAVIVEEYGFIGAAFLICLYLIMVIRIVMIASKMPAFFGSLLVLSLGVMIFIQLSVNIAVAINLIPVTGQPLPLISYGGTSMLVTYLQLGIILNISSRIQIYDEEGMGKKQTVAEINDIA encoded by the coding sequence ATGAACGAACAGGACACAGAAAGCAGATTTGAATTTCTAAAGGGCGATAAAGTACTTTGGATGGTCATTCTTGTGATCTCCATCTTCTCTATTTTCCCTGTATATTCTGCAAGTTCGAATCTGGAATATATTGTAAATAACGGGACCACAACAGGTCACGTTATCAAGCATATGTTCTTTGTAGTCTTAGGTTTGGGAATCATGAGACTCGTAGGAACTGTAAAATATGAATATATTGGAAAACTAAGCAGTATTTTGCTTGGTTTAATGATTATCTTATTGGTAGTCACTATGTTTACAGGACAAACCATTGATGGAGCCAGTGCTTCCAGATGGTTGAAAATTCCGGGGACACCCATCTCTTTTCAGCCCTCATCATTTGCTTTCTTAATGCTGATCATTTATTTGTGTAGATATTTAACCAAAAAGATAACAAGAGAAAGACTTCCGATAGAAAACATCATGTACATCTTCGGTCCTATTTTACTTGTGTTTGTATTGGTGGCTAAGGATAACGGCTCCACTGCATTAATGATCTTAATGGTCTCTGTGATTGTATTGGTCATAGGACAGCTTCATTGGAAATATATTGCAGGTTTTATTTCTGCATCATTTATATCGATCATATTATTTTTATTGATCGCATTAAATACCAATTTAATTGGCGGAAACAGGGTTCACACCTGGATGAGTCGTGTAGAAACATTTACCTCAAGTAAAGCAAAATCAGCAGATGTTGATGATGAAAGTGTCAAGGCAAAAAATTATCAGGTAATGCAGGCCAAGGCTGCTATTGTACATGGTGGAATTACAGGAATGGGACCAGGAAAAAGTGCTTTAAAGCAAATGCTTCCACAGTCAGCTTCCGACTTTATTTTTGCTGTAATCGTAGAAGAATACGGCTTTATAGGAGCGGCATTCCTCATTTGTTTGTATTTAATCATGGTAATCCGGATTGTAATGATAGCCAGTAAAATGCCCGCTTTTTTCGGGTCTTTGCTCGTTCTCAGTCTCGGCGTGATGATTTTCATACAGCTTTCTGTAAATATTGCTGTTGCCATCAATCTTATTCCGGTGACGGGACAACCGTTACCCTTAATAAGTTATGGAGGAACATCCATGTTGGTTACTTATTTACAATTAGGAATTATTTTAAATATCAGCTCACGGATTCAGATATATGATGAAGAAGGAATGGGCAAAAAACAAACTGTAGCAGAAATAAATGATATCGCTTAA
- the murG gene encoding undecaprenyldiphospho-muramoylpentapeptide beta-N-acetylglucosaminyltransferase, with translation MSKKLKVLLSGGGTGGHIFPAIAIADEIKKRFSDTEFLFIGANGKMEMEKVPQAGYKIEGIDIAGIDRGNLLSNLGLPFKILKSLSRSKKIIKSFAPDFAIGTGGFASGPALYEASKMGIPIFIQEQNAHAGVTNKILSKKAKAVFTAYPQVEGFPNEKIKFLGNPIRENIISGMQETRQAKEKMGLDKDKLTILSVGGSLGSRTLNNAWRAHLAEIINKDYQLIWQTGKLDYKDIIEETKNHKSPNIQILEFIKEMETVYSAADVIVSRAGAIAISELAVAQKPVLLVPFPFAAEDHQTKNAMNLVEKDAARMVKDSEMEEKFWTTLLEICDSENIRKEMSKNLEYFAKPNAAKEIVDEIFKLM, from the coding sequence ATGAGTAAAAAACTAAAAGTATTATTATCAGGTGGTGGAACAGGAGGGCATATCTTCCCGGCTATCGCTATTGCAGATGAAATCAAAAAAAGATTTTCTGATACAGAGTTTTTATTCATTGGCGCCAACGGAAAGATGGAAATGGAAAAAGTTCCTCAGGCAGGTTATAAAATTGAAGGAATTGATATAGCCGGAATTGACAGAGGCAACTTATTATCCAATTTAGGCCTTCCTTTTAAAATATTAAAAAGCTTATCCAGATCTAAAAAGATCATTAAAAGCTTTGCTCCGGATTTTGCTATAGGAACAGGAGGTTTTGCAAGTGGTCCGGCACTTTATGAAGCAAGCAAGATGGGAATTCCCATTTTTATTCAGGAACAGAATGCCCATGCAGGAGTGACAAATAAAATTCTAAGTAAAAAGGCAAAGGCTGTTTTTACTGCTTATCCTCAGGTGGAAGGCTTTCCTAATGAGAAAATAAAATTTCTGGGAAATCCCATTCGTGAAAACATTATTTCTGGAATGCAAGAAACACGTCAGGCGAAAGAAAAGATGGGATTGGATAAAGATAAACTCACCATACTTTCTGTAGGGGGGTCTTTAGGTTCCAGAACATTAAACAATGCATGGCGGGCTCATCTGGCAGAGATCATTAATAAAGACTATCAGCTTATCTGGCAAACCGGAAAACTGGATTATAAAGATATTATTGAGGAAACAAAGAATCATAAAAGCCCAAATATTCAGATTCTTGAATTTATAAAAGAAATGGAGACGGTTTATTCGGCAGCAGATGTCATTGTATCACGGGCTGGTGCCATTGCCATATCAGAATTGGCTGTTGCACAAAAACCTGTTTTATTGGTTCCTTTTCCTTTTGCGGCAGAGGATCATCAAACCAAAAATGCAATGAATCTGGTAGAAAAAGATGCAGCAAGAATGGTAAAAGATTCAGAAATGGAAGAAAAGTTCTGGACAACCCTGCTGGAAATATGTGACAGTGAAAATATAAGAAAAGAAATGTCCAAAAATCTGGAATATTTTGCAAAACCAAATGCTGCAAAAGAGATTGTGGACGAGATATTTAAGTTAATGTAA
- the mraY gene encoding phospho-N-acetylmuramoyl-pentapeptide-transferase, producing MLYYLYEYLTNHGIHIPGLGMLKYISFRAGMAVLLSLTIALIYGKRIINYLRAKQMGELVRDLGLDGQKQKEGTPTMGGLIIIIATMIPVLLFTRITNIYIVLLIISVLWMGAIGFLDDYLKKVKKNKDGLSGKFKIVGQVGLGLIVGVTMYFHPDITVKRKYADAKVVNRNNVEQNFMPTEKITVSTVPFAKNNEFDYSGILFWMNDKDAHEWAWIVFIPIVIFIVTAVSNGANITDGIDGLAAGTSTVILLTLAFFAYISGNIIFADYLNIMFLPNMGETTIFVVAMVGAVIGFFWYNTYPAQVFMGDTGSLMLGGVIAVLAIILRKELMIPVLCGIFLIENVSVMLQVIVFKYRKKKYGLEYAQNNRLFKMSPLHHHYQKDGFHESKIVNRMIIIGVMLAIVCLITLKMR from the coding sequence ATGTTGTACTATTTATACGAATACCTTACCAACCATGGAATCCATATCCCGGGACTTGGAATGTTAAAATACATTTCTTTCCGTGCCGGAATGGCAGTCCTGTTGTCTTTAACGATCGCTCTTATTTATGGGAAAAGGATCATCAATTACCTGAGAGCAAAGCAAATGGGAGAGTTGGTTCGAGATCTTGGTTTAGATGGTCAAAAACAAAAAGAAGGAACCCCTACAATGGGAGGACTTATCATCATCATTGCTACAATGATTCCTGTGTTACTTTTTACAAGGATCACCAATATCTACATTGTACTGTTGATCATTTCTGTTTTATGGATGGGTGCCATCGGCTTTTTGGATGATTATTTAAAGAAGGTAAAGAAAAACAAAGATGGTTTAAGCGGTAAATTCAAAATTGTAGGACAAGTTGGATTAGGGTTAATTGTCGGAGTTACAATGTATTTTCACCCTGACATTACAGTAAAGAGAAAGTATGCGGACGCTAAAGTAGTAAACAGAAACAACGTGGAGCAGAATTTTATGCCTACAGAAAAAATCACTGTTTCTACCGTTCCTTTTGCAAAAAATAATGAATTTGATTACAGTGGAATATTGTTTTGGATGAATGATAAAGACGCTCACGAATGGGCATGGATTGTTTTCATTCCTATTGTTATTTTCATTGTAACCGCAGTTTCCAATGGAGCCAATATCACTGATGGGATTGACGGTCTTGCAGCAGGCACCAGCACGGTGATACTGCTTACCCTCGCCTTCTTTGCTTATATCTCAGGGAATATCATTTTTGCGGATTACCTTAATATCATGTTCCTGCCCAATATGGGAGAAACTACCATTTTCGTAGTCGCTATGGTTGGGGCAGTCATTGGATTCTTTTGGTACAATACTTATCCTGCACAGGTTTTTATGGGAGATACCGGAAGTTTGATGTTGGGAGGGGTAATCGCTGTTTTGGCTATTATCTTAAGAAAAGAATTGATGATTCCTGTTTTATGTGGAATCTTTTTAATAGAAAATGTATCTGTAATGCTACAGGTCATTGTTTTCAAATACAGAAAGAAAAAATATGGGTTGGAATATGCCCAAAATAATAGATTATTTAAAATGTCTCCATTACACCATCATTATCAGAAAGACGGTTTTCATGAAAGTAAAATTGTTAACAGAATGATTATCATAGGTGTAATGCTGGCGATTGTATGTCTGATCACATTGAAAATGAGATAA
- the murD gene encoding UDP-N-acetylmuramoyl-L-alanine--D-glutamate ligase, protein MKIVVLGGGESGCGAAYLAKKKGLEVFLSDKGTIKDNYKQFLTENNIDFEEGNHDEERILNADWIVKSPGIPKKAEIIYKIHQKGIRLSSEIEFASEFTNAKIIAITGSNGKTTTTSLIYYILKNDGLNVGLGGNIGYSFAKQVADENHEYYVLEVSSFQLDDIQNFRPYISLLLNLSQDHLDQYNYNYEEYALAKFRIAENQENDNFFIYNKDDEMSKSILEKLEIKAKMIPFSTKEKLSEGGFIDRDSVVVKLKDNFTMKIDELSLLGNHNVANSLAASIAGKILDVNNESIRNSLMTFQAVEHRLEFVSEIDGVKYINDSKATNVNATYYALESMKAPTVWIVGGQDKGNDYSEIEDLVKRKVKAIVCLGIDNQKIIDFFKDKKEYIYDTSSMEEAVKISKSIAQNGDTVLLSPCCASFDLFKSYEDRGHQFKEQVLK, encoded by the coding sequence ATGAAAATAGTTGTTTTAGGAGGTGGAGAAAGTGGCTGTGGTGCTGCCTATTTAGCTAAAAAGAAGGGTTTGGAAGTGTTTCTTTCAGACAAAGGCACTATTAAAGATAACTATAAGCAGTTTCTCACGGAGAATAATATTGATTTTGAAGAAGGAAATCATGACGAAGAAAGAATATTAAATGCCGATTGGATTGTAAAGAGCCCGGGGATCCCGAAAAAAGCAGAGATCATCTATAAAATTCACCAGAAAGGTATCAGGCTTTCTTCTGAAATAGAATTTGCTTCGGAGTTTACCAATGCGAAAATTATAGCGATTACGGGAAGTAATGGAAAAACTACTACCACCTCATTGATCTACTATATCCTTAAAAATGACGGATTGAATGTAGGCTTGGGAGGAAACATCGGGTATAGTTTTGCAAAGCAGGTTGCTGATGAAAATCATGAATATTATGTTCTGGAAGTAAGTTCCTTCCAGTTGGATGATATCCAAAATTTCAGGCCCTATATTTCTTTATTATTGAATTTGTCACAGGATCACCTGGATCAGTACAATTACAATTATGAAGAATATGCATTAGCCAAATTCAGAATAGCTGAAAATCAGGAAAATGACAATTTTTTCATCTATAACAAAGATGACGAAATGAGTAAAAGTATTCTTGAAAAATTAGAAATAAAAGCAAAGATGATCCCTTTTTCTACAAAAGAAAAATTGTCAGAAGGAGGTTTTATAGACCGTGATTCGGTTGTGGTAAAACTTAAAGATAATTTCACCATGAAAATTGATGAGCTTTCTTTACTGGGAAACCACAATGTTGCTAACAGTCTGGCGGCTTCTATAGCGGGTAAAATACTGGATGTCAATAATGAGAGCATTAGAAATTCATTGATGACCTTTCAGGCAGTAGAGCACAGGCTTGAGTTTGTTTCTGAAATTGATGGAGTCAAATACATCAATGATAGCAAGGCGACCAATGTTAATGCAACCTACTACGCTTTAGAAAGTATGAAAGCCCCAACCGTTTGGATTGTTGGAGGACAGGATAAAGGAAACGATTACTCAGAAATTGAGGATCTGGTTAAAAGAAAAGTAAAAGCAATTGTCTGCTTAGGAATTGACAATCAGAAAATTATAGACTTCTTTAAAGATAAAAAAGAATATATATATGACACGTCCAGCATGGAAGAAGCAGTAAAAATATCAAAATCTATTGCCCAAAACGGAGATACAGTTTTATTATCTCCCTGCTGTGCAAGCTTTGATCTTTTCAAAAGCTATGAGGACAGAGGACATCAATTTAAAGAACAGGTATTAAAATAA